The following coding sequences lie in one Corynebacterium anserum genomic window:
- the cysT gene encoding sulfate ABC transporter permease subunit CysT, with protein sequence MKQQSTSTGINDDGVFATTANSVDLDVNQAGPGLDVNQAGPGLNVKPHSSVGRIINKSGSPQIPNFGNWGLGLSMLWLSIIVLLPLAALTTDAFSAGGIAGFIKAATAPAALAAFRVTIWVSFAVALINAVCGLLLAWVLVRDDFPGKKIVNALIDLPFALPTIVASLVLLSLYGPDSPVGITINATQPALVLALAFVTLPFVVRAVQPVLLELDRDVEEAAASLGAKNFTIFTKIILPVLFPPLLSGSGLAFARAIGEYGSVVLIGGSIPGQTQMASQYIQEQIESDVPSAAAAVSVTLLILTFLVLLGLRFIGQRNERRISGKAAGSVRRTPTQPVERGGKGGKGLKDAT encoded by the coding sequence ATGAAACAACAATCGACCTCCACTGGCATTAATGATGACGGAGTTTTTGCTACTACTGCGAATTCTGTGGACTTGGATGTGAACCAGGCAGGACCGGGGTTGGATGTGAACCAGGCAGGACCGGGGTTGAATGTGAAACCTCATTCTTCGGTGGGCAGAATTATCAACAAAAGCGGATCGCCACAAATCCCAAATTTCGGGAATTGGGGATTAGGCCTAAGCATGCTGTGGCTTTCCATAATTGTGCTTCTCCCACTCGCAGCGTTGACGACTGACGCTTTCTCTGCTGGGGGAATCGCCGGATTCATCAAAGCCGCTACTGCTCCCGCTGCCTTAGCCGCATTCCGTGTGACAATTTGGGTAAGCTTCGCCGTCGCCTTAATTAACGCAGTATGCGGTCTACTCCTGGCCTGGGTTTTGGTGCGTGACGATTTTCCAGGCAAGAAAATTGTCAACGCACTCATCGATCTGCCATTCGCACTACCGACAATCGTCGCATCTCTCGTTCTGCTATCTCTCTATGGTCCGGACAGTCCAGTAGGGATAACAATCAACGCAACTCAGCCGGCGCTTGTACTAGCTCTCGCTTTTGTCACTCTTCCTTTTGTCGTACGAGCAGTTCAGCCGGTTCTCCTTGAACTTGATCGTGATGTGGAAGAAGCAGCGGCCAGCCTCGGTGCCAAAAACTTCACCATCTTCACCAAAATCATCCTTCCCGTATTATTTCCGCCGCTGCTTTCTGGATCAGGACTGGCATTTGCTCGAGCTATCGGCGAATATGGGTCAGTAGTTCTCATAGGTGGGTCGATTCCGGGGCAGACGCAAATGGCGTCGCAGTACATCCAAGAACAAATTGAATCCGACGTCCCATCCGCCGCCGCTGCCGTCTCCGTGACACTCCTCATCCTTACATTCCTCGTGCTACTCGGGCTGAGATTCATCGGACAACGGAATGAGCGCCGAATTAGTGGCAAGGCTGCTGGCTCAGTCCGCAGAACGCCCACTCAGCCGGTAGAGCGCGGAGGAAAAGGAGGAAAAGGACTGAAAGATGCAACTTAA
- a CDS encoding extracellular solute-binding protein, which translates to MTKARDGATGSHPSRDNTKWTAGNSSARKLTSIIGALAVICLLIAIFTAPGGSTDNPDGEDFSTGDHHLNVVAYAVPKVGFDRVIPAFRATEAGHSVGFAESYGASGDQSRKVVRHVPTDVVNFSVEPDITRLVKAGVVDENWRNDIPGDASHKAVPFGSVVTFVTRKGNPKGIKTWDDLLRPGLEVISPNPASSGSAKWNILAPYAYWFFQKLDSDAKALGMRGNNLGGSSSGTPHATQDVAQGAEQYSARSDAQRPLQDTAQPIARDTTETNPHDPNHADYVAAHEYATAKVKQLVHNAFKIRPKSGREATSAFEQGQGDVLLSYENEAIMLDKMSGGRYDYLNPDVTFRIENPVAVINDSKNLEQAEAFRNFLFTPEAARLWAEEGFRPAVDLFAENRFGASHATPSSSLTDPHTTYGDATVRTSSASAQAPAGAEHSVIDSLPREARERFRPVETIHTIDQLADACAQLAKQSPTLAQHHKLWDPNSGKDTPKKGWAMVDALLFNQAKPGEDSADGVITTIYKEA; encoded by the coding sequence ATGACGAAAGCTCGCGATGGAGCCACAGGTTCACACCCATCCCGCGATAACACGAAGTGGACTGCAGGAAACTCGAGTGCAAGAAAATTGACGAGCATAATTGGTGCCCTGGCCGTCATATGTCTGCTCATTGCGATTTTTACAGCTCCGGGAGGTAGTACAGATAACCCTGATGGAGAAGACTTCTCTACAGGTGACCACCACCTCAATGTTGTCGCATATGCAGTTCCCAAAGTCGGGTTTGACCGAGTAATTCCTGCATTCCGAGCCACCGAAGCCGGACACAGCGTAGGCTTCGCGGAATCCTACGGAGCCTCCGGGGATCAATCCCGCAAGGTAGTCCGTCATGTTCCCACTGATGTAGTTAACTTCTCCGTCGAACCGGATATCACCAGGTTGGTGAAAGCTGGCGTCGTTGATGAAAATTGGCGTAACGACATTCCCGGTGACGCTTCCCACAAAGCGGTACCTTTTGGTTCGGTCGTGACTTTCGTGACTCGTAAAGGAAACCCGAAGGGTATCAAGACATGGGACGACCTTCTACGGCCTGGCCTTGAAGTGATCAGTCCCAATCCAGCATCGTCTGGATCAGCTAAGTGGAACATCCTCGCGCCATATGCGTACTGGTTCTTTCAAAAGCTTGATAGCGATGCGAAGGCATTGGGGATGCGCGGTAATAACCTAGGAGGATCGAGTTCCGGCACGCCACACGCCACCCAAGACGTCGCCCAAGGAGCTGAGCAATACTCCGCGCGAAGTGACGCACAACGCCCCCTCCAAGACACTGCGCAACCCATCGCGCGAGATACTACCGAAACGAATCCCCACGATCCGAACCATGCGGACTATGTAGCCGCCCACGAATATGCAACGGCCAAAGTCAAGCAGCTGGTTCATAATGCGTTCAAAATTCGTCCAAAGTCGGGACGAGAGGCCACGTCCGCGTTTGAACAGGGACAAGGGGACGTGCTGCTGAGCTACGAAAATGAGGCGATCATGCTGGATAAAATGTCTGGCGGTAGGTATGACTACCTCAACCCAGACGTCACTTTTCGCATCGAAAACCCAGTGGCCGTCATAAATGACAGCAAAAATCTCGAACAAGCTGAGGCATTCCGCAACTTCCTATTCACACCAGAGGCGGCAAGACTCTGGGCGGAAGAAGGCTTCCGTCCAGCAGTGGATCTCTTCGCGGAAAATCGATTCGGTGCTTCTCATGCGACGCCGAGTAGCTCTCTCACTGATCCTCACACCACATACGGCGACGCCACCGTCCGCACCTCGAGCGCCTCCGCGCAAGCGCCGGCTGGTGCAGAACACTCGGTTATTGACTCTTTACCGCGGGAGGCACGTGAAAGGTTCCGTCCTGTTGAAACTATCCACACTATTGACCAGCTCGCCGATGCCTGTGCTCAGCTGGCAAAGCAATCACCCACACTCGCACAGCATCACAAATTGTGGGATCCGAATAGTGGGAAAGACACTCCAAAGAAAGGCTGGGCCATGGTTGATGCCCTGCTCTTCAATCAAGCTAAACCCGGCGAAGACAGCGCGGACGGCGTAATCACCACTATCTATAAAGAAGCCTGA
- a CDS encoding acyl-CoA dehydrogenase family protein — MINLELPKRLKAGYNQAHQAAAEIFRPISRKYDLAEHTRPVELDTMASLVEGMSDAGASMAGAAGGRGDAKKPSKPGVKNGGNMAAILNVMELCWGDVGLLLSMPYQGLGNSAIAAVATDEQLERFGKIWASMAITEPQFGSDSAAVATTAKLDGDEYVLNGEKIFVTAGERCTHVVVWASVDKSAGRAAIKSFVVPRDTPGFELVRLEHKLGIRASDTAHFILDNVRVPKENLLGSPEVDTKKGFGGVMATFDNTRPLVAGMAVGVARASLEKLREILTDAGVVIDYDAPAWAQSAAASEYIRLESDWEAAYLLTLRAGWMADNKIPNSKEASESKAKAGRMATDLTLRAVELAGAYGYSERDLLEKWARDSKILDIFEGTQQIQQLIVARRELGLNSSQLK, encoded by the coding sequence ATGATTAATCTGGAACTCCCGAAGCGTCTGAAGGCGGGCTACAACCAGGCTCACCAAGCTGCCGCTGAGATTTTCCGTCCGATTTCCCGTAAATATGACCTGGCTGAGCACACTCGTCCGGTTGAGCTGGACACCATGGCTTCACTGGTGGAAGGCATGTCCGACGCCGGTGCATCCATGGCTGGTGCGGCTGGTGGCCGCGGCGATGCGAAGAAGCCATCCAAGCCAGGTGTGAAGAATGGTGGCAACATGGCGGCCATTCTGAATGTCATGGAGCTGTGCTGGGGCGACGTAGGTTTGCTGCTGTCCATGCCTTATCAGGGCTTGGGTAACTCTGCGATCGCGGCTGTCGCTACCGACGAGCAGTTGGAGCGTTTCGGCAAGATCTGGGCTTCCATGGCTATTACGGAGCCACAGTTCGGTTCTGACTCCGCAGCTGTCGCTACGACTGCGAAATTGGATGGCGACGAGTATGTCCTGAATGGCGAGAAGATCTTCGTCACCGCTGGTGAGCGTTGCACTCACGTAGTGGTGTGGGCTTCTGTAGACAAGTCCGCTGGCCGTGCCGCTATTAAGTCCTTCGTGGTGCCGCGTGACACCCCAGGTTTTGAGTTGGTGCGTTTGGAGCACAAGCTGGGTATTCGTGCATCCGATACCGCTCATTTCATCTTGGATAACGTGCGCGTTCCAAAGGAGAACCTGCTGGGTTCTCCTGAGGTGGACACCAAGAAGGGCTTCGGCGGTGTCATGGCCACCTTCGACAACACTCGTCCTCTGGTGGCGGGCATGGCCGTCGGTGTTGCCCGTGCATCTCTGGAGAAGCTCCGTGAGATCTTGACCGACGCCGGCGTGGTTATTGACTACGATGCTCCTGCTTGGGCTCAGTCTGCTGCTGCTTCTGAGTACATTCGTTTGGAATCCGATTGGGAAGCTGCCTACCTGCTGACCTTGCGTGCAGGTTGGATGGCTGACAACAAGATCCCGAACTCCAAGGAAGCCTCCGAGTCCAAAGCAAAGGCTGGCCGCATGGCTACAGATTTGACTCTGCGAGCAGTAGAGCTGGCCGGTGCCTATGGTTACTCTGAGCGCGACTTGCTGGAGAAGTGGGCACGTGACTCCAAGATTCTGGACATCTTTGAGGGCACTCAGCAGATCCAGCAGCTGATCGTGGCTCGCCGCGAGCTGGGACTCAATTCTTCCCAGCTCAAGTAG
- a CDS encoding LGFP repeat-containing protein, whose product MKPFFRRVAATISTCTVLTTTPALVSSASAASERHGETVQGRILETYKRLGGYRTFGNAITPESNAGRGGKFQVFEQASSIYWHPNVSNGVARQVKGSIRDRWRDWGWENGSLRYPTTDELTTPDQIGRFNHFEEGSIYWTPSTDAQVVKGRIKDRWANQGWETGKLGYPTTSESSTPDGVGRFNHFQNGSIYWTPNTGPQVVKGRIRDYWASRGWETGSHGYPINEEYAVDGGIHQDFQNLDIQWVEPTSQRLPTGDHTDWDGYQMQFPVIAQDERWTPQSVAREVTEHFDAYFTFKGCGQKIRVGDYCGLNTIANPAIGSAPIEVTSIAADGFSFKSLEGHPEGAGRTISFRFVSRPGTSDPTKNNVYLIVTAWGPATGASMTGPLNSETLARYSWGKFSRNLNSRLNNAGTDYLTADKSVGAAQTRSMILNDDIGLDSPVVNLSDEELAWVPTSVPLIPLDGKNVPNIIPQHIVDETLKEKL is encoded by the coding sequence ATGAAGCCTTTTTTTCGTCGCGTTGCAGCGACCATCAGCACATGCACAGTACTCACCACCACCCCAGCCTTAGTCTCATCGGCTTCAGCTGCATCTGAACGGCACGGCGAGACCGTGCAAGGCCGCATCCTGGAAACCTATAAACGACTAGGTGGATACCGAACTTTTGGCAATGCGATCACACCGGAAAGCAACGCAGGCCGAGGAGGAAAGTTCCAAGTCTTCGAACAGGCATCCTCGATCTACTGGCACCCTAACGTCAGCAATGGTGTCGCGCGCCAAGTCAAAGGAAGTATCCGTGATCGGTGGCGTGATTGGGGTTGGGAAAATGGTTCCCTGCGATACCCGACAACTGATGAGCTCACCACACCTGACCAGATTGGACGGTTCAATCATTTCGAGGAGGGATCAATCTATTGGACTCCAAGCACCGATGCCCAAGTAGTAAAGGGGCGAATTAAGGATCGGTGGGCCAACCAAGGTTGGGAAACTGGCAAGCTAGGTTATCCGACGACAAGCGAGTCTTCTACTCCAGACGGCGTGGGAAGGTTCAATCACTTCCAGAATGGATCCATCTATTGGACTCCTAATACCGGTCCGCAGGTTGTGAAAGGCCGCATTCGTGACTATTGGGCATCAAGAGGATGGGAAACCGGCTCGCATGGATACCCAATAAATGAGGAATATGCTGTGGATGGTGGCATACATCAAGATTTTCAGAACCTAGACATCCAATGGGTGGAGCCTACATCGCAGCGCCTTCCAACCGGTGACCACACCGATTGGGATGGATACCAGATGCAATTTCCTGTTATTGCTCAGGATGAGCGGTGGACCCCCCAATCTGTAGCCCGCGAGGTCACTGAACATTTTGATGCTTACTTTACGTTCAAAGGATGCGGGCAGAAAATCCGAGTCGGAGATTACTGTGGTCTTAATACCATCGCTAATCCCGCGATAGGCTCTGCGCCGATAGAGGTCACGTCGATTGCAGCCGATGGATTCAGCTTTAAATCACTGGAAGGGCATCCCGAAGGTGCTGGACGAACAATTAGTTTTCGTTTTGTGTCTCGCCCAGGGACTAGCGACCCGACAAAAAATAATGTTTATCTAATCGTTACAGCTTGGGGACCAGCAACGGGAGCAAGCATGACCGGACCTCTTAACTCAGAAACTTTGGCTCGCTATTCTTGGGGAAAGTTCTCTCGCAATTTAAATTCACGACTCAACAACGCAGGGACAGATTATCTCACAGCAGATAAATCTGTAGGAGCTGCACAAACGAGGTCTATGATACTTAACGACGATATAGGTCTAGATTCACCTGTTGTCAATCTCTCGGATGAAGAGTTGGCTTGGGTACCAACGTCAGTTCCATTGATTCCGCTTGATGGTAAAAATGTGCCGAACATCATCCCTCAGCATATTGTCGACGAAAC
- the lysS gene encoding lysine--tRNA ligase, which produces MTDAANNQNQNSPTNHSFSEQELIRRDKRQRLLDEGKQAYPVEVPRTHTLAQIRDQYVALPKGEGEGEAAGIERKEGVTYLEAGEETQDVVGIAGRVMFIRNTGKLAFATLQDGDGTKLQLMLSLAEVGEEALAEWKSLVDLGDMVFAEGRVISSRRGELSILASRWFMAAKALRPLPVAHKDMSEDTRIRARYTDLIMRDAARETAMIRIKVMRALRHAMERRGFLELETPMLQTLHGGAAARPFVTHSNALDIDLYLRIAPELFLKRAVVGGLDKVFEINRNFRNEGVDSTHSPEFAMMETYSAYGTYDDAARTTREVIQEVAEEVFGSTKVTLADGTEYDFGGEWESIEMYPSLNEALQKKYPGQPEVTVDSTVEELKELAQLIGLDVPAKGGWGHGKLVEEIWEVLCEDQLHGPIFVRNFPVETSPLVRQHRSQRGVTEKWDLYVRGFELATGYSELVDPVIQRERFEDQARLAAGGDDEAMVLDEDFLAAMEQGMPPTAGTGMGMDRLLMAYTGLGIRETVLFPLVKPERDS; this is translated from the coding sequence GTGACCGACGCAGCTAATAATCAGAATCAGAACTCTCCTACGAACCACTCTTTCTCCGAACAGGAGCTTATCCGTCGCGATAAGCGTCAGAGGCTGCTGGATGAGGGCAAGCAGGCATATCCGGTGGAAGTGCCACGCACTCACACCCTGGCTCAAATTCGCGATCAGTATGTTGCGCTGCCTAAGGGCGAGGGTGAGGGTGAGGCTGCTGGCATCGAAAGAAAAGAGGGCGTTACCTACCTGGAAGCAGGGGAAGAAACGCAAGATGTTGTGGGCATCGCAGGCCGTGTGATGTTCATTCGCAACACCGGAAAACTCGCGTTCGCCACACTCCAGGATGGTGATGGTACCAAACTGCAACTCATGCTTTCGCTTGCTGAAGTCGGCGAAGAAGCACTCGCTGAGTGGAAGTCCCTGGTGGATCTAGGTGACATGGTGTTTGCCGAAGGCCGCGTGATCTCATCTCGCCGGGGTGAGCTATCCATTTTGGCGAGCCGGTGGTTCATGGCGGCGAAAGCTCTGCGCCCGCTGCCAGTGGCGCATAAGGACATGTCTGAAGACACCCGCATTCGTGCTCGCTACACGGATTTGATTATGCGCGACGCCGCACGTGAAACCGCTATGATCCGCATCAAAGTGATGCGCGCCCTGCGCCACGCCATGGAGCGCCGCGGCTTTCTAGAACTGGAAACCCCAATGTTGCAAACCCTCCACGGAGGGGCAGCGGCACGCCCATTCGTCACCCACTCCAACGCGTTGGACATTGATCTGTACTTGCGCATTGCCCCAGAATTGTTCCTCAAGCGTGCGGTTGTTGGCGGTTTGGACAAGGTATTTGAGATCAATCGCAATTTCCGTAATGAGGGTGTGGATTCCACCCACAGTCCCGAATTCGCCATGATGGAGACCTACTCCGCGTATGGAACATATGACGACGCAGCCAGAACCACCCGCGAAGTCATCCAAGAAGTAGCTGAAGAAGTCTTCGGATCCACAAAGGTCACATTGGCTGATGGCACGGAGTATGACTTTGGAGGGGAATGGGAATCCATTGAGATGTACCCATCCTTAAATGAGGCACTGCAGAAGAAATATCCTGGCCAGCCTGAAGTCACGGTTGACTCCACTGTCGAAGAGTTGAAAGAACTGGCGCAGCTCATAGGCCTTGACGTTCCGGCTAAGGGAGGCTGGGGTCACGGAAAACTCGTCGAAGAAATCTGGGAAGTGTTGTGCGAAGACCAGCTGCATGGGCCAATCTTTGTGCGTAACTTCCCTGTGGAAACATCGCCTCTGGTACGTCAGCACCGTTCCCAGCGCGGTGTCACCGAAAAATGGGATTTGTACGTACGTGGCTTTGAACTCGCGACGGGATATTCCGAGTTGGTTGATCCGGTGATTCAGCGGGAACGTTTCGAGGATCAAGCTCGTCTGGCTGCCGGTGGCGATGATGAGGCGATGGTACTGGATGAGGACTTCCTGGCAGCGATGGAGCAGGGTATGCCGCCGACGGCCGGCACCGGCATGGGGATGGATCGCCTGTTGATGGCCTACACCGGTTTGGGCATCCGTGAAACTGTGCTCTTCCCGCTGGTAAAGCCTGAGCGGGACAGCTAA
- a CDS encoding acyl-CoA dehydrogenase family protein — MSDRNRHDSTPGLNRIKRDAIGTAMRYLTRFTGSELADKYGLGPKVDRVAYESTKTGMRTLGKVNRQFKKVKGSGKPVRLPSQTTDENNQPVPTEAPAKGKAPFDLNPTEDQQMIVTAVREFAEEQLRPVASECNEESKPADGLLDTAAELGVALINLPEEFDGIASASGATTNALIAEALAFGDMGLATAILAPAAVANVITNYGDDSQQKTYLPAFAGETVPAAAVIVSEARPLFDPFELQTSAVRDGDSLVLNGVKTLVPNAGEAELFIVGVNLDGVNTFVIVESDTEGLVIEADPSMGLRGAALGRVLLKDVRVPVANLLGGSDLDAEKREEDYAEIIRRARLGWAALAAGTGEAVLEYTKKYVNEREAFGEPISYRQSVAFMVANIRIELDALRMIVLRGVSRLDQGLSYHREAGLAKRFASDKGMVFGLDGVQLLGGHGFTKEHPVERWYRDLRAVGIAEGVVVL; from the coding sequence ATGAGCGACCGTAATCGACACGATTCGACTCCTGGCCTGAACCGCATCAAGCGTGATGCAATTGGCACTGCGATGCGTTACCTCACTCGTTTCACCGGCTCCGAGCTGGCCGACAAGTACGGCCTTGGACCAAAGGTGGATCGTGTGGCGTACGAATCAACCAAGACTGGCATGCGCACCTTGGGGAAGGTCAACCGTCAGTTCAAGAAGGTGAAGGGTTCCGGTAAGCCAGTTCGTCTGCCGTCTCAGACCACTGATGAGAATAACCAGCCAGTTCCAACCGAGGCACCTGCTAAGGGCAAGGCCCCATTCGATCTGAACCCTACTGAGGATCAGCAGATGATTGTCACGGCTGTGCGCGAGTTTGCTGAGGAGCAGCTCCGACCAGTCGCGTCCGAGTGCAATGAGGAGTCCAAGCCTGCGGACGGCCTGTTGGATACCGCTGCTGAGCTCGGCGTTGCGCTTATTAACCTTCCGGAGGAGTTCGATGGTATTGCGTCTGCCTCCGGTGCTACTACTAATGCCTTGATCGCTGAGGCTTTGGCATTCGGCGACATGGGGCTGGCTACGGCTATTTTGGCTCCCGCTGCCGTGGCCAATGTCATTACCAACTACGGTGATGATTCTCAGCAGAAGACTTACCTGCCAGCTTTCGCTGGTGAGACCGTTCCAGCCGCTGCTGTGATTGTCTCCGAAGCACGCCCATTGTTCGATCCTTTCGAGTTACAGACCTCCGCTGTGCGCGATGGTGACTCCCTGGTTTTGAACGGTGTGAAGACTTTGGTTCCTAACGCCGGCGAGGCTGAGCTGTTCATCGTCGGTGTGAACCTGGATGGCGTGAACACCTTTGTGATTGTTGAGTCCGATACGGAAGGGCTCGTCATTGAAGCTGATCCTTCCATGGGTCTGCGTGGCGCTGCGCTGGGCCGTGTGTTGCTCAAGGATGTTCGAGTTCCTGTCGCGAACCTTCTGGGTGGCTCTGATCTCGACGCAGAAAAGCGCGAAGAAGACTATGCCGAGATCATTCGCCGTGCTCGTCTGGGCTGGGCTGCGTTGGCTGCCGGTACTGGTGAGGCCGTGCTGGAGTACACCAAGAAGTACGTGAATGAGCGCGAGGCGTTTGGTGAGCCAATTTCCTACCGTCAGTCCGTTGCTTTCATGGTTGCCAATATCCGCATTGAACTTGATGCGCTGCGCATGATCGTTTTGCGCGGTGTGTCCCGCTTGGATCAGGGCCTGAGTTACCACCGTGAGGCTGGTCTGGCGAAGCGTTTTGCCTCTGATAAGGGCATGGTCTTTGGTCTCGATGGTGTGCAGCTGCTCGGTGGCCATGGCTTCACGAAGGAACATCCTGTTGAGCGCTGGTACCGCGATTTACGCGCCGTCGGAATCGCCGAGGGCGTTGTGGTCCTGTAA